In Pseudomonadota bacterium, the genomic stretch CAATTCTACCGCAGTGCACCGTAATAGAATCAATTAGTTATGGCTCTGAGAGGGATTTTTAAGTCCCTTGCGCATTGACATCGATGGCACCTGCGCGGCCGGAAAGAGAGACTTCTTCTGCTCGTTGATCACGAGCTTCACCAGGCCACCGGGGACATGCTGGGCAAGGCTTAAAGGGCAATCAGGGCGTCCAAGGCCCGCGCTCCATCATTTCACCGACAGCGCATTGTCCACGGCGATAACGCCGTCTACACGCTCGGCGATATCTTGCGCTCTCTGTTTTTTGTCGACGCTATCGACAGATCCGCTCAGCTGCACCCCGCCTATGAAGGTCTCCACCCCGATCGCCAGGCCAGCCGTGCCTGGGTCTTGCAACAGCGCCGCTTTGACCTTTGTCGTTATCACCGTATCGTCGGTAAGCTCCCCGACAGCCTCGTCGGTCCCGATCTCGTCGGTAGCCTCGCCCGGTGCTTCAACCGGCTGCTCCGCGGCCGTGGCTTTTTTCGCGGGCGGATCGGCCCGCACCTCTTTGCCGTAGCCGGCCTCGGCTATCTTAGCCCGGCCACTGTATGTCGTGTATGTCGC encodes the following:
- a CDS encoding BON domain-containing protein, with the translated sequence MKKALTAACAVIILVALSAQDASATYTTYSGRAKIAEAGYGKEVRADPPAKKATAAEQPVEAPGEATDEIGTDEAVGELTDDTVITTKVKAALLQDPGTAGLAIGVETFIGGVQLSGSVDSVDKKQRAQDIAERVDGVIAVDNALSVK